GTATCGGTTACCGCTCAGGCGAGATTCTGGAGATCTTCAAATCGGCTTACCTCAAACACAAAAACGTGGCCGATGCCACCCGTTACCTCGTTCACCATTTCTTTGGATCTTATGGAGTGGTGAGCCTGGATGGCGATGATGCCGTTCTTAAAGGTGCGATGGTTCCGGCTTTCGCCAAAGAGATCGTGGAACAGACATCATTCAAGGCCGTTTCGCAAACGAATAAAGAGCTAAAAGAGAATTACAATTTGCAAGTGACTCCTCGCGAGATCAACTTGTTTTACCTCCACGATCAATTGCGCGAGCGCATCGTGGAGGCCGAAGACGGGATCTATGAGGTACTCAATTCCCCTATCCGGTTTTCGGCAGAAGAGCTTAAAGAAGAAATGGAGCATCATCCGGAGCGATTCAGTCCCAATGTGGTTTTGCGCCCGCTTTATCAGGAAATGATACTGCCCAATCTCGCTTACATCGGCGGCGGTGGCGAGTTGAATTACTGGTTTCAGCTAAAGAGAGTTTTTGATTCCTTCGAGGTGCCGATGCCCATTCTCATGTTGCGCAATTCGGTCATGGTGATCGATCGAGCGTCTTCGCACCGCATGGACAGATTGGGCTTGACCACCGAAGAGCTATTTAGAAACTCTGCTTTCGAATTGGAGCAAGAACTGGTAAAAGAGACCAGCGAAGAAGAGCTAAACCTACGTGAGGCTCGCGAAAAGCTGGAGGCCCTCTTCTTGGAGATGGAAGCAAAACTGCGAAAGGTGGACAAGATCTTGGAAAAATCCGTAAGAAGCGGCTACGTGCGTTCCGAGCGCATCGTCATCAACTTGGAGAAGAAAATGCTCCGTGCTGAGAAGAAAAAACACAACATCTTGACAGGAAGACTGCATAAGCTCCACAGCGCCCTCTTTCCACGAAATGGCTTGCAGGAACGGAATCT
The nucleotide sequence above comes from Cryomorphaceae bacterium 1068. Encoded proteins:
- the bshC gene encoding bacillithiol biosynthesis cysteine-adding enzyme BshC → MPESTPATISIDRKSIPYQETGYFGKAILDYLRDADQLKPFYGRRPEIESFEAQLKEKSASYGFRDLLVSALKDQYAKAKLKSDSIEALANDKTFTVTTGHQVCFFTGPLYSFYKIVSTINTCRQLKETYPEYHFVPVFWMATEDHDFEEANHFFLPNGKIEWESGQGGAVGRMELVGMEEILELMKEKLGIGYRSGEILEIFKSAYLKHKNVADATRYLVHHFFGSYGVVSLDGDDAVLKGAMVPAFAKEIVEQTSFKAVSQTNKELKENYNLQVTPREINLFYLHDQLRERIVEAEDGIYEVLNSPIRFSAEELKEEMEHHPERFSPNVVLRPLYQEMILPNLAYIGGGGELNYWFQLKRVFDSFEVPMPILMLRNSVMVIDRASSHRMDRLGLTTEELFRNSAFELEQELVKETSEEELNLREAREKLEALFLEMEAKLRKVDKILEKSVRSGYVRSERIVINLEKKMLRAEKKKHNILTGRLHKLHSALFPRNGLQERNLNFSVLYEEFGADLVPMLIDNLDPFSGEFTVLRVK